A stretch of Oceanispirochaeta sp. DNA encodes these proteins:
- a CDS encoding DMT family transporter → MNSAIYFLPIGAAFIMSIGMLMAKSVLKQTNSITFMFFRSFAGLAVALFFIPLVSLAEVPHSSLLLLLLSVVLVPFSMNLLFFNGVERGDIGAQNALLQITPAFVVISDILILSHRPGMLSWTGLGLIIFAVMILAGFLFRRGSSPGTTPLSVFFGVASAAVNGVNLVILSIILPDLGRPALLIAQNLANALLAGILFFRLGGFSTLKPMKNRGRIILLSLLNGILVRVVYFNFRLISLETLGPVVTSALLLTQVLFTLILSALILKEKATAPKIWGVFLIVAGALVVTLGSF, encoded by the coding sequence ATGAATAGTGCCATATACTTCCTGCCTATCGGGGCTGCGTTTATCATGTCCATAGGTATGTTGATGGCCAAGTCTGTTCTGAAGCAGACAAACTCAATCACCTTTATGTTTTTCAGGTCATTTGCCGGTCTGGCAGTTGCTCTGTTTTTCATTCCTTTAGTCTCTCTGGCAGAAGTTCCACATTCATCACTCCTGCTCCTGCTCCTGTCGGTCGTTCTTGTACCATTTTCAATGAATCTTCTCTTTTTTAATGGAGTTGAACGGGGTGATATCGGTGCCCAGAATGCACTGCTCCAGATCACCCCTGCCTTTGTTGTCATATCAGATATTCTTATACTCTCACATCGTCCCGGAATGCTTTCCTGGACAGGATTGGGGCTTATCATTTTTGCTGTAATGATTCTGGCTGGTTTTTTGTTCAGGCGAGGCTCTTCCCCGGGAACTACTCCTCTCTCCGTATTCTTCGGAGTCGCTTCCGCGGCTGTGAACGGTGTAAATTTGGTGATCCTTTCCATCATCCTGCCGGATCTGGGGAGGCCTGCTCTATTGATTGCCCAGAATCTTGCCAATGCTCTTCTCGCTGGCATCCTGTTTTTCCGACTGGGTGGGTTCAGCACTCTCAAGCCGATGAAGAATCGGGGGAGGATTATACTTCTTTCCCTCCTCAATGGGATACTCGTCCGGGTGGTCTATTTCAATTTCAGACTGATTTCGCTGGAGACGCTGGGGCCTGTTGTGACATCAGCCCTCCTGTTGACACAGGTCTTGTTTACTTTGATCCTTTCGGCATTAATCCTGAAAGAGAAAGCGACTGCCCCCAAGATCTGGGGAGTGTTCCTTATTGTCGCCGGTGCACTTGTGGTCACTTTGGGCAGTTTCTGA
- a CDS encoding helix-turn-helix domain-containing protein gives MIRLIIAEDEALERKALRSLVEAEFSKSIEIIAECATGRTFLETALELDPDLMLVDIEMPEMSGLEALNLLRENGLSGEALILTAYSEFDYARLAVKYQAADYLLKPISRRNFSESIRKSMERIDKKKQEVPGRNQRSQERELIWRLRHPGPEFRTNLNELSQILKMKNTPFYFHSLPLARRSGRPLLLSLKTRFDGMGCDCFGACIAGAAELIIQSREGEISPGKILNALEDNNQDSTLLPEPLLLGPHTDFGDLVREINEKSLRERESPWVPGSLSRVSLERSLGDDLVEGRLHLIHGKLANLFQYKKAVAGPGEARSYALELITVIDRRLISLFAVRFDSLDPEVLTPRLNDFSETGEVLEILDSLFCDVSRQIRQTHRTREQRLVGEIRAFLEDHSGEPPSLQEVSDRLKKSPSYISRCFRRVTGLSYKEFQIMHRMEMAKELLLTPGMTVADAAAATGFADPNYFSKAFKRETGLSPRAYADGESYK, from the coding sequence ATGATACGCTTGATAATTGCAGAGGATGAGGCCCTTGAAAGAAAGGCACTCCGCAGTTTAGTGGAAGCTGAGTTCTCTAAATCCATAGAGATCATTGCCGAATGCGCTACAGGCCGTACTTTTCTTGAGACCGCTCTGGAGTTGGACCCTGACCTGATGCTGGTGGATATTGAAATGCCCGAAATGTCGGGTCTGGAGGCTTTGAATCTTCTCAGGGAGAATGGTCTCTCCGGGGAAGCCCTGATATTAACGGCCTATAGTGAGTTTGATTATGCCCGATTGGCTGTCAAATATCAGGCCGCCGATTACCTCCTCAAACCGATTTCACGAAGAAATTTTTCCGAATCCATCAGAAAAAGCATGGAGAGGATCGATAAAAAAAAGCAGGAGGTCCCTGGCCGGAATCAACGGTCCCAGGAACGGGAACTTATCTGGCGTCTCCGGCATCCCGGACCGGAATTCAGAACCAATCTGAATGAGTTGTCACAAATCCTTAAAATGAAAAACACCCCCTTCTATTTTCATTCTCTGCCCCTGGCCCGCAGAAGCGGCAGACCTTTGTTGCTCTCCCTGAAAACACGGTTTGACGGAATGGGCTGTGATTGTTTTGGAGCCTGTATTGCCGGTGCGGCAGAACTCATTATTCAGAGCCGGGAAGGAGAGATCTCCCCGGGGAAGATCCTGAATGCCCTTGAAGACAACAATCAGGATTCTACCCTTCTTCCTGAGCCTCTGCTATTGGGTCCTCATACGGACTTTGGAGATTTAGTCCGTGAAATAAACGAGAAATCGCTCCGGGAACGAGAATCCCCCTGGGTTCCCGGCTCCCTGAGCCGTGTGAGTCTGGAACGTTCCCTGGGGGATGATCTGGTTGAGGGACGGCTTCATCTGATTCATGGAAAGCTGGCGAATCTTTTTCAATACAAAAAAGCTGTCGCAGGTCCGGGAGAAGCAAGAAGCTATGCATTGGAACTTATCACCGTCATCGACAGGCGTCTGATCTCTCTCTTTGCGGTGCGGTTCGACTCCCTCGATCCGGAAGTTCTCACACCCCGCTTGAATGACTTTAGCGAGACTGGCGAAGTTCTGGAGATTCTGGACAGCCTCTTCTGCGATGTGTCCCGGCAGATCAGACAGACCCACCGCACACGGGAGCAGCGCCTGGTCGGAGAAATCCGGGCATTTCTGGAAGATCACAGTGGAGAACCACCTTCTCTGCAGGAGGTTTCAGACCGATTGAAAAAGAGTCCCAGTTACATCAGCCGCTGTTTCAGGCGGGTCACGGGGCTGAGCTACAAGGAATTTCAAATCATGCACCGCATGGAAATGGCGAAAGAACTCCTTCTGACCCCGGGCATGACCGTCGCCGATGCCGCCGCCGCCACGGGTTTTGCTGATCCCAATTATTTCAGTAAGGCCTTTAAGAGGGAGACCGGCCTGTCTCCCCGAGCCTATGCGGATGGCGAATCGTATAAATAA
- a CDS encoding sensor histidine kinase — protein sequence MAFKTKIRSIRNQFLIKLLFLLFTVFAGYGASFGAYVLVIKEYRIMMERHSRMARLPIELGHMIDVFESYILQRDPSLIERYDQGLDRVNELLRAEHFYAITPPGTPAYSIYRRSLLGMVEYYDNSARTIMSLEKFDDATFLEMSYLKTQAVYIVVRAQELVVAYLDASNEAHESFLLKWQRTQGRLFAVLAILLLLDFGTVLFFIRDLSSHLFSVENAARELSLKNWLIPDLRETRYSELKSVGDAFNDMKKNIIGFVEDIEHNAQLDALLNKEKLAASEREKTHRETQLRALQLQINPHFLFNTLNMVGRSAMFLDSDVTVSLVESISSILRYSLDNEGKEVFFSKELGVLKAYILIQEVRHGDRIRFLLDIDEAGQDVSVPPMILQPLVENSITHGLKDVTENGLLQVSTVIQEGFLNIEVRDNGCGISEESLANLWNRRGDESRKGIGVTNVRDRLELSFSERAGFAITNAPEGGTIVSLRIPCKERLA from the coding sequence ATGGCATTTAAAACAAAGATCCGATCAATCAGAAATCAATTTCTCATTAAACTCCTGTTCTTATTGTTTACTGTTTTTGCAGGATACGGAGCCTCCTTCGGGGCCTATGTCCTGGTCATCAAGGAGTACAGGATCATGATGGAACGCCACTCCCGTATGGCCCGGTTACCCATTGAGCTCGGCCATATGATCGATGTGTTCGAATCTTATATCCTCCAGAGGGACCCCTCTCTAATAGAGCGATATGACCAGGGATTAGACCGGGTGAATGAGCTTTTGAGGGCTGAACACTTTTACGCTATCACGCCTCCGGGCACTCCTGCCTATTCCATTTACAGGCGCAGTCTGCTGGGCATGGTGGAATATTATGATAATTCCGCCCGTACCATTATGAGTCTTGAAAAATTCGACGATGCTACATTTCTGGAAATGAGTTATTTGAAGACCCAGGCTGTCTATATTGTTGTCAGGGCCCAGGAACTTGTTGTGGCCTATCTGGATGCCTCCAATGAGGCTCATGAGTCCTTTTTATTGAAATGGCAACGGACACAGGGGCGGCTTTTCGCAGTTCTGGCTATCCTGCTGCTTCTCGACTTTGGTACTGTCCTATTCTTTATAAGGGATTTGTCATCCCATCTGTTTTCTGTGGAAAATGCAGCAAGGGAACTCTCTCTTAAAAACTGGTTGATTCCAGATTTAAGAGAAACCCGTTACAGCGAGCTGAAATCTGTTGGAGATGCCTTCAATGACATGAAGAAGAATATCATCGGCTTCGTTGAAGACATCGAGCATAATGCCCAATTGGATGCTCTCTTGAATAAGGAAAAACTGGCTGCTTCCGAAAGGGAAAAGACGCACAGAGAAACCCAACTCCGGGCACTGCAGCTGCAGATCAATCCTCACTTTCTGTTCAATACCCTGAATATGGTTGGACGGAGCGCCATGTTTTTGGATTCTGATGTGACAGTGTCACTTGTGGAATCTATTTCGAGTATCCTCCGCTACAGTCTGGATAATGAAGGAAAAGAGGTCTTCTTCAGCAAAGAGCTGGGCGTACTGAAAGCCTACATCCTGATTCAGGAAGTTCGTCATGGAGACAGAATTCGTTTTCTCCTTGATATTGATGAGGCGGGACAGGATGTTTCGGTTCCTCCCATGATCTTACAGCCCCTTGTCGAAAATTCCATTACTCACGGATTAAAGGATGTCACTGAAAATGGTTTACTCCAAGTTTCCACGGTGATACAGGAAGGATTCCTGAATATTGAAGTCCGGGATAACGGATGCGGCATTTCAGAAGAATCCTTGGCGAATCTCTGGAATAGGAGAGGGGATGAATCCCGTAAGGGAATCGGTGTCACCAATGTCCGGGACAGACTGGAGCTGTCATTTTCCGAGCGTGCCGGCTTTGCCATTACCAATGCCCCCGAGGGAGGCACCATTGTGAGTCTCAGGATTCCCTGCAAAGAGCGGCTGGCATGA
- a CDS encoding TRAP transporter large permease: MPDPNIAIAILLGSFLLMMFLGQRIALAMGISAVLTTLYLEMPVQMIAINLVKGAHVFVLQAVPFFVIAGALMGEGGISNRLIVLSKALIGWMRGGLAMVNILASMFFGGISGSASADTSSIGSIMIPMMKKDGYDGEFATTVTMASSIQGLLVPPSHNFVIFAMAAGGVSIGKLFMGGLVPGIFLGIALMVYCYVFSVLRKYPKGDKFDLRFALKSTYDSSWGLLTVLIVVVGVVGGIFTATEAAAIAVIWSLFVTFVIYREIPLRSFFKILRTSLETLSIVMILIASAGAFGWLVAFLKIPALFASGIMALTSSKFVILILINLLLLFLGTLTGMSALIVIMTPILLPIVLEMGMDPVHFGVVMILNLGIGLITPPVGGVLFIGSAISRIPIEKLSRAMIPFYLVMVSVLLAITYIPQIVMTLPNLFYQ; encoded by the coding sequence ATGCCTGATCCAAATATTGCCATTGCCATATTACTGGGGAGCTTTCTGCTCATGATGTTTCTCGGGCAGAGAATTGCCCTGGCAATGGGAATCTCAGCAGTACTCACTACTCTTTATCTCGAAATGCCGGTGCAGATGATTGCCATCAATCTCGTAAAAGGAGCCCATGTTTTTGTTCTTCAGGCGGTCCCTTTTTTTGTTATTGCCGGTGCCCTTATGGGTGAAGGTGGAATTTCCAACCGACTCATTGTTCTCTCCAAGGCTCTCATCGGCTGGATGCGGGGAGGCCTGGCTATGGTGAACATCCTGGCCAGTATGTTTTTTGGGGGAATCTCAGGATCTGCCTCAGCCGATACGTCTTCTATCGGTTCTATCATGATTCCTATGATGAAAAAAGATGGGTACGACGGTGAATTCGCCACTACTGTTACCATGGCGAGCTCCATACAGGGGCTTCTTGTTCCTCCCAGCCATAATTTTGTCATCTTTGCCATGGCTGCCGGAGGTGTGAGTATCGGTAAGCTCTTTATGGGAGGCCTGGTTCCGGGAATCTTCCTGGGTATCGCCCTTATGGTCTACTGTTATGTTTTCAGTGTTCTGCGGAAGTATCCCAAGGGTGACAAGTTTGATCTGAGATTCGCCTTGAAATCAACATATGACTCTTCCTGGGGGCTTCTGACGGTCCTCATCGTTGTTGTTGGAGTTGTCGGCGGGATCTTTACGGCAACAGAAGCCGCGGCAATTGCTGTCATCTGGTCACTCTTCGTCACATTTGTGATATACAGGGAAATCCCTTTAAGGTCATTCTTCAAGATCTTGCGGACCTCTCTGGAAACCCTGTCCATCGTGATGATATTGATTGCCTCAGCCGGTGCTTTCGGCTGGCTTGTTGCTTTTCTGAAGATACCGGCACTTTTTGCCAGCGGAATCATGGCTTTAACCAGCAGCAAGTTTGTTATCTTAATTCTGATTAACCTCCTGCTCCTCTTTCTGGGGACATTGACTGGTATGTCGGCACTTATTGTTATTATGACCCCCATTCTTCTGCCTATCGTTCTGGAAATGGGAATGGATCCTGTGCATTTTGGTGTAGTCATGATTCTGAATCTGGGTATCGGTTTGATTACACCTCCTGTCGGAGGGGTTCTGTTTATCGGCAGTGCTATATCCCGCATCCCCATTGAGAAATTGTCCAGGGCGATGATTCCCTTTTACCTGGTCATGGTGAGCGTTTTACTGGCCATAACCTATATTCCGCAGATCGTAATGACTCTGCCGAATCTCTTCTATCAATAA
- a CDS encoding TRAP transporter small permease — protein sequence MTTNSKLPRSLMKVMEGMYESINALCSALMTMQIIVITIVVFGRFVLNKSPAWGEGISLLCMVWFSMLSIAIGIRNENHIRITLLEQYLPSKWKNGIAIFNDLTIIAFAIFLCVEGFKVVELNKNWIDSAIGISKGWLYLSVPVGGILLAAMLSFKLIFEISTGISPKEARNA from the coding sequence ATGACAACCAACAGCAAACTGCCCCGCAGTCTGATGAAGGTAATGGAGGGCATGTATGAGTCGATCAATGCCCTCTGCAGTGCCTTGATGACTATGCAGATAATCGTAATTACGATCGTCGTATTCGGACGTTTTGTCCTGAATAAAAGCCCCGCCTGGGGAGAAGGGATTTCCCTTCTCTGTATGGTCTGGTTTTCAATGCTCAGCATTGCCATCGGGATCAGGAATGAAAATCATATCCGTATCACCTTGCTGGAACAGTACCTTCCTTCCAAGTGGAAGAACGGCATTGCTATCTTTAATGACTTGACAATCATCGCCTTTGCCATCTTTCTCTGTGTGGAAGGATTTAAAGTTGTTGAACTGAATAAAAACTGGATTGATTCAGCTATTGGCATATCAAAAGGCTGGTTGTATCTCTCTGTTCCCGTAGGGGGCATCCTGCTGGCGGCCATGCTCAGCTTCAAACTGATTTTTGAAATATCCACAGGAATTTCTCCCAAGGAGGCTAGAAATGCCTGA
- a CDS encoding TRAP transporter substrate-binding protein, which yields MKKLMTILLAVLLSSAVFAAGQQEAAPAKVVKQSTEPITLRFGAVNPTNHPFLQGAQFFADEVKKNSGGRITIDLYPSSQLGGVSEMVQAVQVGALDFTFSKPGTIADMGVKEVYVYELPYVFRDEDHLNKVMLGEVGEKILASVQAGGTKLVSLAYHSDGARSFFTTKKPIKSLDDMKGLKVRVQNIQMFVDLMEGFGASATPIAYSELYSALQTGVVDAAENPVAGYYTNNFFEVAPYFTFDTHTMAPSLIHMSEISWNKLSSADQKIIKDAAVASTGFVKEFVERKNKEYIADMESKGATFYELSDKDAWIEAATPVFYQYGAGLTDLIKEIQAVK from the coding sequence ATGAAAAAGTTAATGACCATCTTATTGGCCGTCCTGCTCTCTTCCGCTGTATTTGCTGCAGGTCAGCAGGAAGCCGCACCAGCAAAAGTTGTTAAACAGTCTACCGAACCTATCACACTGCGTTTTGGTGCTGTTAACCCAACAAACCACCCCTTCCTGCAGGGCGCACAGTTCTTTGCTGATGAAGTAAAGAAGAACTCAGGGGGTAGAATTACCATAGATCTGTATCCCTCCAGCCAGCTGGGTGGAGTAAGCGAAATGGTACAGGCCGTACAGGTCGGAGCCCTGGACTTTACTTTTTCAAAGCCCGGAACCATCGCGGATATGGGCGTCAAAGAGGTCTATGTCTATGAGCTTCCTTATGTTTTCAGAGACGAAGACCATCTTAACAAAGTTATGCTTGGTGAAGTGGGAGAAAAAATTCTGGCCAGCGTTCAGGCCGGTGGTACAAAGCTGGTTTCCCTGGCATACCATTCAGACGGTGCCAGAAGCTTCTTTACAACAAAAAAACCCATTAAGAGTCTGGATGACATGAAAGGTCTGAAAGTAAGGGTTCAAAACATTCAGATGTTTGTGGATCTCATGGAAGGCTTCGGTGCTTCTGCCACACCCATCGCCTACAGCGAACTGTATTCAGCACTTCAGACCGGCGTTGTTGATGCTGCTGAAAACCCCGTTGCTGGTTACTACACAAACAACTTTTTTGAAGTGGCTCCCTACTTTACCTTCGATACACATACCATGGCACCCAGTCTCATTCACATGTCTGAAATCTCTTGGAACAAGCTGAGTTCTGCAGATCAGAAGATCATCAAAGATGCTGCTGTGGCCAGTACAGGTTTCGTTAAGGAATTTGTAGAAAGGAAAAACAAAGAGTATATTGCCGATATGGAGTCCAAAGGGGCAACGTTTTATGAACTGAGTGACAAGGACGCATGGATTGAAGCCGCGACCCCCGTATTCTATCAGTACGGCGCCGGTCTGACAGATCTGATCAAAGAGATTCAGGCTGTAAAATAA
- a CDS encoding SGNH/GDSL hydrolase family protein: MKQEKKSFFLLGDSISIHYRPFLIHHLGSSWTIFGKDGTARDLEDLDFPRGANGGDSAMVLEYLKNELPFSQTKTLLLNCGLHDIKRYESQSGYQVTTDEYKKNLTAITKLCKDSGMTLIWITTTGFDEIRHNTLQKEFKRHEADGELFNSIALDVMHQAELPVIDLRRFTASLEGDEIFDDHIHFSLPVRRRQGEFLSLEVRKILDGISD; the protein is encoded by the coding sequence ATGAAGCAAGAAAAAAAATCCTTCTTTCTCCTGGGAGACTCCATATCAATCCATTACAGACCTTTTCTAATCCACCATCTTGGATCGTCCTGGACTATTTTTGGAAAAGACGGAACTGCCAGGGATCTGGAAGATCTTGATTTCCCCAGAGGAGCCAATGGTGGAGATTCGGCCATGGTTCTCGAATACCTGAAAAACGAGCTCCCCTTTTCCCAGACGAAAACCCTTCTCCTCAATTGCGGGCTACATGATATAAAACGGTATGAGAGTCAGTCGGGGTATCAGGTAACAACTGATGAGTATAAAAAGAATCTGACAGCCATCACAAAACTTTGTAAAGATAGTGGAATGACACTGATCTGGATTACAACTACGGGATTTGATGAGATCCGGCACAACACTCTTCAAAAAGAATTTAAACGACATGAAGCCGATGGAGAACTCTTCAACAGTATTGCCCTGGATGTAATGCATCAGGCAGAGCTGCCGGTCATAGACCTGAGAAGATTTACAGCGTCACTGGAAGGTGATGAGATATTCGACGATCATATCCACTTTTCCCTGCCCGTGCGGAGAAGGCAGGGGGAATTTCTGTCATTGGAGGTCAGAAAAATTCTGGATGGAATCAGTGACTAG
- a CDS encoding Gfo/Idh/MocA family oxidoreductase — translation MVKWGMIGAGDVCERKSGPPLYLLYNSDLILVHRRNRDAGEDFVQRHGHGRYVSSFDELISSPEINAIYVASPHPLHREHTMKALEAGKHVLVEKPMSIDSKGCDSMIAAADKSGCSLGVAYYRRGYPSIRYIADKLREGIIGTPEALYFCNEFPTSHRLDLVHYFFGEIASAGIGGSTDDPFLPARRIPYIEALTHSGVTVRMAMGWLETGMPESLIIQGSKGRIYLHDLKAGQMIFQVDGQERSVHVGGLRYTHWGLIDNFNKAVEGKEELLCDGIEGRKSSVILDHLATCIDGEGMKKVSYG, via the coding sequence ATGGTTAAATGGGGAATGATTGGTGCTGGAGATGTGTGTGAGCGGAAATCGGGACCGCCTTTGTATTTACTGTATAATTCTGATCTGATTCTCGTTCACAGACGAAACAGGGATGCCGGGGAAGACTTTGTGCAGCGCCACGGTCATGGCCGCTATGTCTCTTCCTTTGATGAATTGATTTCTTCTCCTGAAATTAATGCCATCTATGTGGCGAGCCCCCATCCTCTTCACCGGGAACATACAATGAAGGCCCTGGAAGCTGGTAAGCATGTTCTGGTTGAAAAGCCCATGTCTATCGACAGTAAAGGTTGTGATTCCATGATTGCCGCTGCGGATAAATCAGGCTGCTCCCTGGGAGTGGCATATTATAGACGGGGCTATCCATCGATCCGCTACATTGCCGATAAGCTCAGAGAAGGGATTATCGGGACCCCGGAAGCTCTTTATTTTTGTAATGAATTTCCAACTTCCCACCGCCTTGATCTGGTACATTATTTTTTTGGAGAGATTGCCAGCGCCGGGATCGGCGGCAGCACGGATGATCCCTTCCTCCCGGCACGGAGGATTCCCTATATTGAAGCTTTGACTCATTCCGGTGTTACTGTCCGCATGGCCATGGGCTGGTTAGAGACAGGCATGCCCGAAAGCCTGATCATTCAGGGGAGTAAGGGAAGGATTTACCTCCATGATTTAAAAGCGGGACAGATGATCTTTCAGGTAGACGGTCAAGAGCGCTCTGTTCATGTGGGTGGGCTGCGCTATACCCATTGGGGACTGATAGATAATTTCAATAAAGCCGTAGAAGGAAAAGAAGAGTTGCTCTGTGACGGGATAGAAGGACGGAAATCCTCGGTCATTCTTGATCATCTGGCGACCTGTATTGACGGGGAAGGGATGAAAAAGGTCAGCTACGGCTGA
- a CDS encoding alcohol dehydrogenase catalytic domain-containing protein — protein MKSLVYNNAKLLTVVDKEIPEAGSSEVVIKIAYCGICGTDRHIYHGIMDERVKPPMTFGHEMSGTIHELGAGVTGYEKGQKVTVRPLDPDKDCIACRMGYSHICQNLNFIGVDSEGAFQQYWKVKADILHALPEDMDLEVAALTEPLAVACHDVSRSGLKKGDRVAIIGGGPIGLLIALLAQLDGADVRLLEISKERRDVAEDMGIKTIDSLTVNPVEAVFQWTGGDGADIVFEVSGSKPGAALMTGLARPRGVIVLVGIFGAPAEVVLKEIFLRELDIRGARVYQSEDFDRAIKLLHENKAPWRKVISKVASLEDAQSCFESLDEQADLMKILIKGN, from the coding sequence ATGAAATCCCTCGTTTATAACAATGCGAAATTACTGACTGTAGTAGATAAAGAGATCCCGGAGGCTGGTTCCAGTGAAGTTGTCATCAAGATTGCCTATTGCGGAATCTGCGGAACTGACCGCCATATCTATCATGGCATAATGGATGAAAGAGTGAAGCCTCCCATGACATTCGGTCATGAAATGTCCGGAACTATTCATGAACTGGGTGCCGGTGTGACAGGCTATGAAAAAGGACAGAAGGTGACCGTCCGTCCATTAGATCCCGATAAGGATTGTATTGCCTGTAGGATGGGATACTCCCATATCTGCCAGAACCTTAATTTTATTGGTGTCGATTCGGAAGGAGCCTTTCAGCAGTACTGGAAAGTAAAAGCTGACATTCTTCATGCACTTCCAGAGGATATGGATCTGGAAGTGGCTGCTCTGACGGAACCTCTGGCCGTAGCCTGCCATGATGTATCACGTTCAGGTTTAAAGAAAGGCGACCGGGTAGCCATAATCGGGGGAGGACCTATCGGTCTGCTAATCGCCCTTCTGGCTCAGTTGGACGGTGCTGATGTCAGGCTTTTGGAAATCAGTAAGGAGAGAAGGGATGTTGCTGAGGACATGGGTATCAAGACTATAGATTCCCTTACTGTGAATCCTGTAGAAGCAGTATTCCAATGGACTGGAGGGGATGGAGCAGATATTGTTTTTGAAGTATCCGGTTCAAAGCCCGGTGCTGCTTTGATGACCGGCCTTGCCCGTCCCCGTGGTGTCATTGTTTTGGTGGGAATCTTCGGAGCTCCAGCTGAGGTTGTGCTTAAGGAAATCTTTCTCAGAGAACTTGATATCCGTGGAGCCAGGGTGTATCAGTCAGAAGATTTTGACAGGGCCATCAAGTTGCTGCATGAAAATAAGGCTCCCTGGAGAAAGGTTATTTCGAAAGTTGCATCACTGGAAGATGCACAATCCTGCTTTGAATCTCTGGATGAACAGGCAGATCTTATGAAAATACTCATTAAGGGTAATTAA